Proteins encoded together in one Erinaceus europaeus chromosome 11, mEriEur2.1, whole genome shotgun sequence window:
- the UBL4B gene encoding ubiquitin-like protein 4B, with product MLLTVKLLLGRRCRLQVSGQESVAALKQLVWQRLQVPVEQQHLLFHGQILADDKRLCDYSIGPNASINVIMRPLEEKADSAEVHRPQPLWHHLRQVLDKHFRPQDAEEVLQLLKQEHEERLQKVSLGHLEQLAHDLLMEEEQAESTGEVEPGATDSTSPHKEEEREAAEKEEGAKEEEADQ from the coding sequence ATGCTCCTCACGGTCAAGCTGCTCCTGGGCCGACgatgcaggctgcaggtgtcgggGCAGGAGAGCGTGGCAGCCCTGAAGCAGCTGGTGTGGCAGCGGCTGCAGGTGCCGGTGGAGCAGCAGCACCTGCTCTTCCACGGCCAGATCCTGGCCGATGACAAGCGGCTCTGTGACTACAGCATCGGGCCCAACGCCTCTATCAATGTCATCATGCGGCCCCTGGAGGAGAAGGCCGACTCTGCAGAGgtccacaggccccagcccctctGGCACCACCTGCGCCAGGTCCTGGACAAACATTTCCGGCCCCAGGATGCCGAGGAGGTGCTGCAGCTGCTGAAGCAGGAACACGAGGAGCGCCTGCAGAAGGTGAGCCTaggccacctggagcagctggCACATGACCTCCTGATGGAAGAGGAGCAGGCTGAGTCCACAGGAGAGGTGGAGCCCGGGGCCACAGACTCCACATCCCCAcacaaggaggaagagagggaagcagcggagaaggaggagggagcaaaggaggaggaggctgaTCAGTAA